Genomic DNA from Streptomyces sp. NBC_01571:
GCGTCGGCAGCCACTTGGGGCCCAGCCGCCAGTCACCGCAGAAGAAGTAGGGGCGCAGGGCCGGAGCGATGGGAGCGGGCACCAGCCCCCTGCACACCCACGGCTGGACGGGCCCGCCGACAGTGGCCTTCGGCAGCGCGGACGAACGCGCCACTCCCGGAGCCGGTTTGACGGGCCAGGCGTGCGCGGCAGCACCTGGACGGCCGCTGTCCCGGTCCGCGGGCGCCGCGGACGACGAGACGGAAGCGCCCAGCACCAGGGAGCCTGCCAGGCCTCCCACCGCCGCCAGGCTCGCACACCAATGTGACGATCTCACCAAACCTCCTGCGGGAACGTGTGTCCGGAACACGCCGCCGCGCGCCCTGGAAAGGCGTCGTGGGGCGACCGGAATGTCGGGACTCACACAAGCCAAAGGGATCCGGCCGAGCGAGTGGACGTGCCGAAGCGCGTCCGAACGGGTCCGTGGCTTCATCCCGTTGCGTCATCGCCGACCCGTCCGGCCACACCGACCGGCGCCGGAGCGGGAGGTCCGGACCCGTCCTACTGCCCCCGGGCCACCACGCCTCTCCGCGCCGCACCTCAGGGAGCGGGGACGGCGGTGGGCGGCCACACTCCCGGTGCCAGCACGCCGAGTGCCCAGGCGCGGGCGACCAGTTCCGTACGGTTGGCGGCTCCCCAGTGCTCGGACAGGAGCCGCGGGTGCTAGTTGACGCCGTCCACGGTCAGGCCCGTCTCCCGGGCGGCCCGCGCGGTGGTCGCGCCCCCGGCGAGCAGTTCCAGGACGCGCGCCTCGGCCGTGGAGGCCCACGGTTCGGTCGGCCGCCGCGCGCCGGGGCACTCCCGACGGTGCGGTGAGCGGCTGACAGGGGTTCCGGCCGTGACCACGCCGCGCGGCTCGATCCGGCGGTCAGCGCACCCGCGTCTCCCACACACGGGCGGGGACGACGAGCGGGCCGCCGGTGACCGGGTCGGGGACGACGACACAGGAGAGACCGAAGACGTCCTGGACCAGGTCGGCGGTGACGACCTCGGTCGGCGGTCCCTGGGCGACGATGCGGCCCGCTTTCATGGCAACGAGGTGATCGGCGTAACGGGCGGCCTGGTTGAGGTCGTGGAGGACGGCGACGACGGTGCGGCCGCGCTCGTGGTTGAGCCGGCGGACGAGGTCCAGGACCTCCACCTGGTGCGCGACGGGCCTCGCACAGCGCCCGGGTGCCCGGGCGCACCGTCCTGCCGGGGAGCGCACGGCGGTGGATTGGTCCGGCCCGCCACCCGGGAATTGGCCCCCACGGCCGGGGCGCCGGGTGCGTAGGGTCGGGATCATGACAGCGGTTCCCCCCACGATGAACGTCTGTGTCTTCCTCTCCGCCGCGGACCTCGACGAGCGCTACACCCGGCCGGCCCGCGAACTGGCGGAACTGCTCGGCAAGGGAGGGCACACCCTGGTGTGGGGCGGATCCGACACCGGACTGATGAAGGTCGTCGCCGACGGGGTGCGGGAGACCGGAGGTCGGCTGGTGGGAGTCTCGGTCGCCTTTCTGCGCGAGTGGGCCAGGCAGGACGCCGACGAGATGGTGTTCGCCGACGACCTCGCCGCACGCAAGGCCCTGCTGCTCGCGCGCGCGGACGCGGTGGTCGTGCTGGCGGGCGGCCTGGGCACGCTGGACGAGGTGACCGAGATCCTGGAGCTGAGGAAGCACGGACTGCACGACAAGCCCGTGGTGCTGCTGAACACGGCCGGGTTCTACGACGGCTTGGCACTCCAGCTCCGCCGGATGGAGGAGGAGGGCTTCCTGCCGGTACCCCTGAGCGGGCTGTTCTTCCTCGCCGACGCGGCCGCCGACGCCTTCGCCCACCTGGAGGAATCCGTCGTCGGGCGATGAGGCGACGGCGGTGAACCTGCCCGGCCGCGGCCAAGCGCGGCGGTACCCGGCAGTACGTAGCAGTACGTAGCGGTACGTGGCGGTACGTGGCGGTACGTCTAGGGCATCACCCCGCACAGGACGTCCAGCGCACCCTTCCACGCACTGTCCGAGGGAGCCGCGTAGTTCACCACGAGCGCGTCCTGCGGGGGGAGTCGGTGGCCGGACTCCGGCGTCTCGTAGCGGAACTCCGCGAGCCCGCTGACCGCGAGGCCCCGCCGCGCCGCCTCCTGGGTGACCGAGTGCTCCGTTCCGTGGGGGAGTTCGACGACCGCCTGCAGCCCGGCGGCCATGCCCTTCACGTGGACG
This window encodes:
- a CDS encoding TIGR00730 family Rossman fold protein is translated as MNVCVFLSAADLDERYTRPARELAELLGKGGHTLVWGGSDTGLMKVVADGVRETGGRLVGVSVAFLREWARQDADEMVFADDLAARKALLLARADAVVVLAGGLGTLDEVTEILELRKHGLHDKPVVLLNTAGFYDGLALQLRRMEEEGFLPVPLSGLFFLADAAADAFAHLEESVVGR